In one window of Musa acuminata AAA Group cultivar baxijiao chromosome BXJ3-2, Cavendish_Baxijiao_AAA, whole genome shotgun sequence DNA:
- the LOC103975713 gene encoding protein NRT1/ PTR FAMILY 2.13-like: MDHNPLLLDGAGAASDETGREERKPGGWKSMPFIIGNEAFERVATYGLTANFIVYLVEQYGMRQMAAANLCNIFSGTSNAAPLLGAFVSDAYWGRFRTLTYASVTTFLGMVVLTLTAAVPQLRPPVDEESGQPLGPSGVHLAILFLSLALLVLGAGGVRPCSLPFGVDQFDRSTEQGRRGLNSFFNWYYSISTGATVVAMTAVVYIQDSVSWPLGFGIPTALMLLAIIFFFAGIRLYVFVPPEGSVFSGVVQVLVAAFRKRKLRLPAPNDAAEQETLLYGNHARKSTVVMKLPLTLQFRFLNKAAIVCEGDMKEDGRSADPWKLCSVQQIEEVKCLMRIVPIWASGIICFVALTQQWTLAALQSMKMDRHLCPSFQIPPGSLGIICLMAIVLFIPVYDQILVPMATSITGVEGGITLLQRQGAGMAIAILSMVVAGLVEKKRRDSALAHGGADGSSPLSAMWLAPQLCLMGVAEAFNAVGQVEFYNRQFPEHMQTLAGSLFHCSLAGASYLSSFLIAFVQKRTGGPGRASWLDDDINVGKVDYYYYLIAALGVGNLLYFMVCAHLYRYKGTPEPEDGCKDIKAVL, from the exons ATGGATCACAACCCACTGCTTCTCGACGGTGCCGGAGCCGCCTCCGACGAGACCGGCCGAGAAGAGAGGAAGCCTGGAGGATGGAAGTCGATGCCGTTCATCATAG GGAACGAGGCGTTCGAGCGGGTGGCGACCTACGGCCTGACGGCCAACTTCATTGTGTACCTGGTGGAGCAGTACGGCATGAGGCAGATGGCGGCCGCAAACTTGTGCAACATCTTCTCCGGCACCAGCAACGCCGCGCCGCTCCTCGGCGCCTTCGTCTCCGACGCCTACTGGGGCCGGTTCCGCACCCTCACCTACGCCTCGGTGACCACCTTCCTG GGAATGGTAGTGCTGACTTTGACGGCAGCAGTTCCTCAACTCCGGCCACCGGTAGATGAGGAATCCGGGCAACCCTTGGGTCCCTCCGGCGTCCATTTGGCCATACTATTCTTGTCCCTGGCCCTCCTAGTCCTCGGCGCCGGCGGCGTTCGCCCCTGCAGCCTACCTTTCGGCGTCGACCAATTTGATCGCAGCACAGAGCAAGGGCGGCGCGGCCTCAACAGTTTTTTCAACTGGTACTACTCCATCTCGACCGGCGCAACGGTGGTGGCCATGACAGCCGTCGTCTACATCCAAGACAGTGTCAGCTGGCCGCTGGGGTTTGGCATTCCAACGGCGCTGATGCTCCTcgccatcatcttcttcttcgccGGGATCAGGCTTTACGTGTTCGTGCCGCCGGAGGGCAGTGTCTTCTCCGGCGTCGTGCAGGTCCTCGTCGCCGCGTTCAGAAAGCGTAAGCTTCGATTGCCTGCACCAAACGATGCGGCGGAACAGGAGACGCTGTTGTACGGCAACCATGCTAGGAAGAGCACCGTGGTGATGAAGCTTCCCCTGACACTTCAGTTCAG GTTCTTGAACAAGGCTGCTATAGTATGTGAGGGCGACATGAAGGAAGACGGTCGCTCTGCAGATCCCTGGAAACTGTGCAGTGTGcagcagatcgaggaggtgaaatgCCTGATGCGCATCGTGCCCATCTGGGCCTCCGGCATCATCTGCTTCGTCGCCCTGACACAACAGTGGACTCTGGCGGCTCTCCAGTCCATGAAAATGGACCGCCATCTCTGCCCGAGCTTTCAGATCCCTCCTGGCTCCCTGGGCATCATCTGCTTGATGGCCATAGTCCTCTTCATCCCTGTCTACGACCAAATCCTCGTTCCCATGGCCACGAGCATCACCGGGGTCGAGGGCGGGATCACACTCCTACAGAGGCAAGGCGCCGGGATGGCCATCGCCATACTGTCCATGGTGGTGGCCGGTTtagtggagaagaagaggagggactcAGCTCTAGCCCACGGCGGCGCGGACGGGAGCTCCCCCCTCTCGGCGATGTGGCTCGCGCCGCAACTCTGCCTGATGGGCGTCGCCGAGGCCTTCAACGCGGTCGGGCAGGTGGAGTTCTACAACCGGCAGTTCCCGGAGCACATGCAGACGTTGGCAGGGTCGCTCTTCCACTGCAGCCTGGCGGGTGCGAGCTACCTGAGCTCCTTTCTCATCGCCTTCGTCCAAAAGAGAACCGGAGGACCAGGCCGAGCCAGTTGGCTGGACGACGACATCAACGTCGGCAAGGTAGACTACTACTACTACCTGATCGCCGCCTTGGGAGTAGGCAATCTGCTATATTTCATGGTCTGCGCGCATCTCTACCGCTACAAGGGCACTCCAGAGCCGGAAGATGGATGCAAGGACATTAAAGCCGTCCTTTGA
- the LOC135631315 gene encoding exocyst complex component EXO84B-like, giving the protein MASAKSSRSRASAPSGQVAAGVPHANGGGAGQEAGVQLADKLKIFKTDNFDPDAYVQSKCQSMNEKEIKQLCNYLQDLKRASAEEMRKSVYANYAAFIRTSKEISDLEGELLSIKNLLGAQTGLIHGLAEGVNIDSLSAGSESIRENDISNVEDREPSDLEKWVEEFPDMLEVLLAERRVDEALDALDEAEHLVIDAKQKQTVGTAELSSLQNAISEHRQKLADQLAEAACQSSTHGVELRAAAAALKRLGDGPRAHSLLLSAHYQRLQYNMQVIHPTSTSYGGAYTAALSQQVFSAIGQALNDSQSVFGDEYASELVIWSTKRAEAFSHLVKRHALASSAAAGGLRAAAECVQIAIGHCSMLEARGRLSLSSVLLKLFRPSVEQALNANLKRIEESTAALAAADDWVLTYPPTGARTSNRISSTVVGIQPKLSSSAHRFYSMVQDFFEDVGPLLSMQLGGSTVDGLLKVFNSYIGLLINALPSSIEEEANLDGPVNKLVRIAETETQQLGLLANASLLAEELLPRAAMKLSPMYQAGGMDDSRRRGSDRNTRVPEQREWKKKLQRSVDKLRDSFCRQHALDLIFTEDGDNNLSAEMYISMDLNSDELEWAPSPIFQELYAKLNRMASVASDMFVGRERFATLLMMRLTETVILWLSEDQSFWEEIEEGDRPLGPLGLQQFYLDMQFIILFGKGRFLSRNVHQVVIDIIERAMAAFSATGMDPDSTLPNDDWFFEVAQETISRISGRTRVGNGERETNSPTASISAQSISSFRSHGSL; this is encoded by the exons ATGGCTTCGGCGAAGTCGTCTCGATCTAGGGCTTCGGCCCCGTCTGGGCAGGTCGCCGCTGGAGTGCCCCATGCGAATGGGGGCGGCGCCGGGCAGGAGGCTGGGGTCCAGCTCGCCGACAAGCTGAAGATCTTCAAGACCGATAATTTCGACCCCGATGCCTACGTGCAGTCGAAATGCCAGAGCATGAACGAAAAG GAAATAAAACAACTATGCAATTATTTACAAGATTTAAAGAGGGCTTCTGCAGAAGAAATGCGTAAAAGTGTCTATGCAAACTATGCGGCATTTATAAG AACATCAAAGGAAATATCAGATCTGGAAGGCGAGCTTTTGTCTATAAAGAATCTTTTAGGAGCTCAGACAGGTTTAATTCATGGTTTAGCTGAAGGTGTTAACATTGATTCCCTGTCTGCTGGTTCTGAGAGCATAAGAGAAAATGACATCTCAAATGTGGAAGACCGAGAACCTTCAGATCTAGAAAAATGGGTAGAGGAGTTTCCCGATATGCTGGAAGTTCTGCTGGCTGAAAGGAGAGTTGATGAAGCTTTGGATGCTCTGGATGAAGCAGAACATCTAGTTATAGATGCAAAACAAAAGCAAACTGTGGGTACTGCTGAACTTTCATCATTGCAGAATGCTATTTCTGAACATCGTCAGAAGTTAGCTGATCAACTTGCTGAGGCTGCTTGTCAATCTTCTACCCACGGTGTTGAACTTcgtgctgccgctgctgctctcaAAAGACTTGGCGATGGTCCACGGGCTCACAGTTTGCTGCTTAGTGCTCATTACCAGAGGCTTCAGTACAATATGCAAGTTATTCATCCTACTAGTACTTCATATGGAGGAGCATATACTGCTGCTCTGTCACAGCAAGTATTTTCTGCCATTGGTCAGGCTCTGAACGACTCTCAATCTGTCTTTGGGGATGAGTATGCATCAGAACTGGTCATATGGTCTACAAAGCGAGCAGAGGCCTTTTCACATCTTGTAAAGAGGCATGCATTAGCTTCATCGGCAGCAGCTGGAGGGTTACGAGCTGCTGCAGAATGTGTGCAAATAGCCATTGGACATTGTTCCATGCTTGAAGCTCGTGGGAGATTGTCACTTTCCTCTGTTCTTCTGAAACTATTTAGGCCTAGTGTTGAGCAAGCATTAAATGCTAATTTAAAAAGAATTGAAGAGAGTACTGCTGCCTTAGCAGCTGCAGATGATTGGGTACTTACTTATCCACCTACAGGTGCACGCACATCAAATAGAATATCTTCTACAGTTGTGGGTATCCAACCCAAACTTTCAAGCAGTGCACATCGCTTCTATTCAATGGTTCAG GATTTCTTTGAGGATGTAGGGCCACTTTTAAGCATGCAACTAGGGGGTTCCACCGTGGATGGTCTTTTAAAGGTCTTCAATTCATATATCGGTCTTCTGATAAACGCATTGCCAAGTTCAATAGAGGAGGAAGCAAATTTGGATGGTCCAGTAAACAAACTTGTTCGAATAGCAGAGACTGAAACACAACAATTAGGTTtattagcaaatgcatctctattGGCAGAGGAGTTGCTCCCTCGAGCAGCAATGAAGCTTTCACCAATGTATCAGGCTGGTGGAATGGATGATTCTCGTAGACGAGGCTCAGATAGAAACACTCGTGTGCCAGAGCAAAGAGAATGGAAAAAAAAGCTGCAGCGATCTGTTGACAAGCTGCGAGATAGCTTTTGTAGGCAGCATGCACTTGATCTTATATTCACAGAAGATGGTGATAATAATCTAAGTGCAGAAATGTATATAAGCATGGATTTAAATTCTGACGAGCTAGAGTGGGCTCCTTCTCCAATATTTCAG GAACTATATGCCAAATTGAATCGAATGGCAAGCGTTGCCTCAGATATGTTTGTTGGTAGGGAAAGATTTGCTACCTTGTTGATGATGAGACTCACAGAGACAGTCATACTATGGCTTTCAGAAGATCAGAGCTTCTGGGAGGAAATTGAAGAGGGAGACAGACCTTTGGGTCCCCTTGGCCTTCAGCAG TTTTATCTAGATATGcaatttataattctttttggaAAAGGCCGTTTCTTGTCTCGAAATGTGCATCAAGTTGTTATCGACATCATTGAAAGAGCTATGGCTGCATTTTCTGCAACTGGAATGGATCCAGATAG TACTCTTCCAAACGATGACTGGTTCTTTGAAGTTGCTCAAGAAACTATAAGTAGGATAAGCGGTAGAACAAGGGTTGGCAATGGAGAGAGAGAAACAAACAGCCCAACTGCATCCATCTCGGCACAATCCATATCGTCATTCAGATCTCATGGGAGCTTGTAG